In Deltaproteobacteria bacterium, the sequence CGGGTCGGCACCCAGAGCCGTCGCCGGAATCGTCAGCGCCAGGATCGCCAGGACCGCACCGAGCCGTTGAAACATCGTCATATCAATTCTCCTTCTCGGAAATTCCAGAAGAATCGGGCTAAAAAGTCAATCGGCCCGGAGCGTGCGCCCCGGGCCGATCGGATCGATGCGCGTTCGATTTACCAGAAGAAGTTGAAGCCGACCATGAAGCCGATGTCCATGTTCGACATGCTGGAGTCGGTGTCCGCCGTGGTCGACTTGCCGGTCGCCGGCTCGGTCTCGACCGACGTCGCGCCCGACATGCTGGCGTAGGAGATGTAGAGCGACGGATCGATCGCGAAGTTCTTCGTCACGAAGAACGCGATACCGGCGCGCGGCATGATGATGAAGCCGGAGCCGTCGGTCGTGGTGGTCGTGGTGTCGACATCGTTGCCGGCCGGGGTCTCATCGACCATTTCGGTGTTGGCCATGCCGTACTGCAGCGCGATGCCCACGTAGGGGGCCGAGAAGCCGCGGCCGCTGAAGTAGTAGTTCACCTGAACGCCGAGGCCGAACAGATAGCCGCTGCTCGTGTCTTCGGACTCGGTGCCGCCATCGGGCTCGGTCGTCGTCGTGTCGCTGTTGTACATGAGCGACAGAACGGGTCCGATCTCGAAGCCGTCGGACACGAAATAGCCACCCTGAATCGTGTTGATCGAACCCGGGAAGTAGGTCCCGTAGGGGTTCGACAGGCCGATTCCCGTCTGGAAGCCGGCGAACAGCGTGCCCTTGTCGATGTTCTTGTCTTCCTTGCCGGCGAACGCACTCGTCGCCATCAGCAAAACCAGTCCGGTCACCATCAGGATGCGCAGAGCTTTGGTCATGGTCCTTCTCCTCTGGATGTGGAACAGCGATAAACCACCACCTCTTCGAGCCCGAGCGGTCTGGATTTCGGCGTTGGTTGACCTCGACAATATCCCGTCGCGACGAAATGTCAAGCATTTTTTTAAGGAATGCACCCGAACGTCTTGAAAAAGCTCATTTTACACCTTCGCCCCGTCACGGCCCACGCGGCGGTTTCCGGCGACTTGACGTTCGATTTGCGAGACCTTTGTCTCGCCCCACGGACGGAATGTAATCACCCAAATCCCGTTGGCAATACGGTCCTGCGCTTTTTCTCTCTTGACGGCGATCCGAAGGTCCCTTTGTGGGGTTCGCCCGTGTTTCGCGATCGCGCGCTTGCGTTTTCGCCGAACCGATCCCATCGTCATCGCGAGGGCTGCTTCCTTGGGGGTTTCCGGGAACGTTTCCGCGCGTCGCGGCGTTTTATGGAGACGAAAGCCGCCTTCCGCGGCGAGAAGGATCATCGCGAAATGAAGGATACTTTGGCAGGTGACGGGAACCTAGGAAAGAAACCGTTCGTGACAATTTCTTTGATGATCGCGCTGGTGATCGCGGCGATTGCCCTCGCGATCTTTGCCCGACCGGCCAAACCCGCCGGGGCGACCGA encodes:
- a CDS encoding autotransporter domain-containing protein gives rise to the protein MTKALRILMVTGLVLLMATSAFAGKEDKNIDKGTLFAGFQTGIGLSNPYGTYFPGSINTIQGGYFVSDGFEIGPVLSLMYNSDTTTTEPDGGTESEDTSSGYLFGLGVQVNYYFSGRGFSAPYVGIALQYGMANTEMVDETPAGNDVDTTTTTTDGSGFIIMPRAGIAFFVTKNFAIDPSLYISYASMSGATSVETEPATGKSTTADTDSSMSNMDIGFMVGFNFFW